The nucleotide window CAAAGGCTAGATGCCAGTCTGGACTACATTCGTAGCCACCCTCAGACACCAGTCATTGTATCAGGTGGACAGGGACCAGGGGAATCGATTCCCGAAGCGCTCGCCATGAAAAACTATCTAATTGAACAGGGGATTAGCCCCTCCCGAGTCATTATGGAAGATCGCTCCACAAGTACACAGGAGAATTTGGCTTTTTCAAAAAAAATTATTCTTGAATCCGGGTTGGAGCATCCCGAAATCATGATTGTCACCAGTGACTATCATATGTTCCGCTCCAAGTATATCGCTGCCAAGAACGGTTATGCGGCAGAATACGGCATATCCGCCCCGTCACCTGGATATTTGAAACCGGTCAACATGATCCGTGAATATTTTGCTACGATCAAAACATTTATCTAACCGATTGGCATATATTCGAAAAGACAACGTTAGACTCTCCTAATAGAGTTTATGTTGTCTTTTTGTCATTGTCTCTGCACAAGTTGAATTGAATCAAATATTTGAATCTCAAACCATGCTATAATATACGTCATTAATAGAAGAACGATGTAGGAGTGAATGATCATTACAGCATATCAATTACCTGCTCTATATGAGCAGAAGAAAGTTTCAATGCACGAGATGGAAGAGATTGTACGCCTGTTGGCCCAAGCACCGCTATTATACGATGATGGACAGAGCATTCAGGTTCAGGATTACATGGGAGGCTTGGAGGTCGAACTTGAGCATGAGGTACGCCGTGCAGTGACCGAGTTGTATGAACTGGCTGTTCAGGCCTGCCGCGCCTTCGCTGATCCATTGGCGTACGAGCAACTTCAGGATGCGCTTGGGTTACAGGCTGAGTTATGGCAGGAGGAAGTGCTTACTCTTGCAAAGTGGATGGACTGGCTGAAGCAGATCAGTGAAGGAAAGAGAACACTGCCCGAGTACAACTTTACAGCCATGCTTGGCAATCTGCCAGATGGATTCATGATCCATGATTTTTATGATGAACTCCGATATCAGCTGGAACAAAACCCTGCAAACGCATGGGCTATCGAAGAGCGGGATCGCTTGTACACAACTCTGGGTGCGAAACAAATCAAACCAACGGGTCACCGGCGGTGTTAATCTAATATCTGCATTTTGCATGCATAGAAACATTCCAATCTATATCTTGCGAATTCTTTACCCAGTATGGGAAATGAGGGGATACCGTGAAGAAGGTTGTATTAGCTGGTGGAACGGGATTTGTTGGACAGGATTTTGCCCAAAGATTCAAGAAACTAGGTTATGAGGTATTAATTATCTCGCGTCAGCCCGGTCATATTGCCTGGGAGGATCGTGCAGGAATTATAGGGGCACTGGAAGAGGCGGAAATGTTGATTAACCTGGCAGGTAAATCGGTGAACTGCCGTTATACGGAGGAGAATCGCAAAGTCATTCTGGAATCCAGAACCCGTACAACGCGCATTCTCGGCGAAGCCGTCCTGGCTTGTAATCTTCCTCCTGAACTATGGATTAATTCGAGTACAGCGACCATATACAGACATGCTGAAGATCGTCCCATGACGGAAAAAGAGGGCGAGATTGGCTCCGGATTCTCGGTCGACGTTGCCAAGGCATGGGAACAGGCTTTCTTTGAATTCAGTCTGCAGTCTACGCGTCAGATTGCACTGCGGATTGCGATTGTGCTGGGCGAGGGCGGCGTGATGGTGCCCATGACGAACCTCGTCCGTTTTGGACTGGGAGGATCGCAAGGCGCAGGAACACAGCAGTTCAGCTGGATTCATATCGAGGATCTCTTCCGCATGGTAATTTATTTGCAAGAGCATCCACACTTGAATGGTGTGTTCAATGCTTCCTCTCCGCATCCGGTGACGAATCGGGAGCTAATGGCGCGTCTGAGAGAACAGATGGGTGTGCGGATTGGACTACCTTCTCCTCGCTGGATGCTTGAACTGGGCGCACGTTTTATTCAGACCGAGACGGAACTGGTTCTCAAAAGCCGTTGGGTGATTCCCGAGCGAATGGAGAGGGAAGGATTCACGTTCACATACGGTACGCTAGATGCCGCTCTTACCGAGATTTTGAATAAGAAGAAATGACACTTCATACAAAAGAAAACACAACAGGAAGGGCAGAGGCATCTGCCCTTTTGTTATATATGTTCAACTAAACATTTACACGATAACGGAGAGGACAGAAATAACTTGAAGAAGCGAAGCGTTCGCCTAAAAGCTTTCTGAAAGAAAGCTGCATCGGAAGCATATGCTTATCCCCGGATTTTCCCTTTTTAAGAAGGGAATCAAAAAAATCTGGGGATAACAGCGATTGGAAAGTTGTTCTGTCATCGCAGTGTCTGTGTAAATACTAATTAGCTGAACTTATAGAGGTTTTTCAAAAAGTCCGCTTTTGATTACGAAGGATGCCTATCGGCATCATCAGCATCGAATATGGAATTCAGCCGAAATGTCCGTTGCTCACGTAGTTTTCCTACGCTCCGCTACTCCATTTCTAGCTTCATCCCATCTTCTCGGTACTGAAAACCGGTCTTTTTGAATACGAACTTATATATCAGTCAGATGAACAGAAAGAGGTTGGGGAAATGCAACTTAGAAGAGTAAGGATCGCGGGAACAGGGAAGTACCTGCCTGAACAGGAAGTCACCGATGAGGAACTGGATCGCCGCTTGGACGTGCCTGCGGGCTGGGTCAGCAAAGCCACAGGTGTAGGTGTGCGCCATTATGCTTCGGGTGAAGAAACCTCCTCTTTCATGGGCGCGCGGGCTGCGGAAGCTGCACTGGTGGATGCAGGACTGGAATTCGGGGATATCGACTGTCTGGTGTGTACCAGTGGCACGAAGGAACAACCGTTGCCAAGTACGGCGGTATTTATCCAGCAGGCCATGGGGCAGCAAGATTCGGGCGTACCTGCCTTTGATATGGATGCAACCTGCCTAAGTTTCCTGAACGGACTGGATGTGATCTCCTATATGGTAGATGCCGGACGTTACCAGCGAGTACTGCTCGTAGCCACTGAGATTGCCTCAGCCGGACTGAATTGGTCGGATAAAGAAAGTGCGGCCCTGTTCGGAGATGGAGCGGCCGCCGTTATTATTGAACGTTCGCCTGAGGGATCATCGTCACAGATCGTCCATGCTTCACTTCGAACCTACAGCCGAGGTGCTCGTTTCTCGGAGATTGCAGGTGGAGGTACACGGATGCATGCTTCGAATTATAAGGCAGATCAGCCTGAACCCTACCTATTTCATATGGATGGACAGGCCATCTTCCGCATGGCTTCCAGACTTCTGCCCGGATTCATCAGCGACATGTTACAGGCGACCGGGAATCGGATGGAGGATTTCCAATTGGTTATTCCTCATCAGGGGAGTGCCATGGCGATGAGATTGATCCGCAAGAAGCTTGGGATTGCTGAAGATCGATTTATGGACATCACACGAAATCACGGCAATACGATTGCAGCCTCCATCCCGATGGGGCTGCATGAAGCGATTAGACAGCAGCGCATTCAGCGGGGGGATCGCGTGCTGATGATTGGCACGGCTGCCGGATTATCATTGGGAGGACTTATTTTTGACTACTAGATCTGGGGAAACCGGACATCGCGCAACTGCTTCTCTCCGTGTACTGCTTACAGGCGGAAGGGCCCCCGTAACGCTCGATCTGGCACGCATGCTTCATCGGGCAGGCCATCGGGTCTATGTTGCGGAGAGTGCCGTACGGCATCTGACCAAATCATCCAGTGCAGTGGAACAGTGTGCTGTGGTCCCATCACCACGTCATGACACAGGTGCGTATCTGGCGGAGCTGGAACGGTTGGTTCAGGATTGGCAGATTGACCTATTGATTCCGATGTGTGAAGAAGTCTTCTATGTTGCTCAAGGGGCAGAGAGTCTACGTTCATATTGTCGTGTTCTGGTTTCTTCACTGAAGCAGCTGCATGAGCTGCATCATAAATATGATTTTATCGAGCTTGCAGGGTCACTCGGTCTTTCGGTTCCGGATACACGCCTGATCAATAGTCAGCAGGAATGGATGGAAGCTCAGTCTGTTCTGGGGAAAGTAGGAGATTGGGTGTGGAAACCGGTGTATTCCCGCTTTGCTGCCAAAGTCCGCATGCCGACACTCATGACAGATGACACTGGGGCAAGGACTGATCAGCAAGGGAGCGTAAGCGAAAAGAAACGTCGACATTTCCGTAACGACCCTCCGGACGAAGGGGAATTATCCTCTATTTCACCTTGGGTTGCACAGGCATTCATTCCTGGTCAGATGTTATGTACATACAGCATAGCGCATGAAGGGCAACTGGTTGCGCATTCCACTTACGACAGCCGCTATCGTACAGGAAGCGTGGGAGCCAGTGTTTTTTTTGAACAGGTGGAACATGAGGGTTCCCTTGCGTGGGTGAGACAATTTGTTGAGGCAACGGGGTTTAGCGGACAGATTGGGTTTGATTTTATAGAAGGTCAGAATGGGCGAGTGTACGCAATTGAGTGTAATCCGAGGGCAACGAGTGGGATTCATCTGTTTCACCCTGGAGGTGACTTGGTGCGTGCACTAACTGAGCCGGAGATGTTGATCAAAGACAGAAAAATGATCACGCCAGCACGGGGCAGCAAAGCCATGCTCATGCTTCCCATGCTAGGAAGCGGGGTTCAGCAGATCTTCGGCAAAGGAAAGTTCCGGGCATGGATAGCAGCGTGGCGTGGCACCAGGGATGTGGTCTATGCACGACAGGATCTTCAACCTTTAATGGAACAATTCGGAGTGGTGCTGGCCGCATGGCGTCTGGCAAGATCGCAGAAGTGCTCGCTGACTGAAGCTTTGACTCATGACATAGAATGGAACGGTGAACAACAATGAACAGAGCATTGGTTACAGGAGCTACGGGATGTCTGGGAAGGCACCTCGCGATGCGGCTTGCAAAAGAGGGATGGGAAGTAACCGGTATGGGTCGACAGCCAAAGGTTGGTGCAGAACTTGAGTTGGCAGGAATCCGATTCCTGAGTGGAGATATACGGGATGAGGCTGCAGTGAACAAAGCGTGTGCGGGGCAGGATATGGTGTTTCACTGTGCGGCACTATCCTCGCCATGGGGCCGATATCGTGACTTTTATAGCAGCAATGTGGAAGGGACGCAGAATCTTGTAGATGTATGCCTGCATAATGAAGTACAGCGATTCATACATGTCTCAACTCCGAGTATATATTTTAATTACAATCCGCGATATAACGTACATGAGAATGATCCGTTGCCATCCAAGCCAGCCAATCATTATGCAGCCACAAAGCTTCTCGCTGAGCAGGTTGTGATGGAGGGGCATGCAAAGGGACTTCCGTCGATCATGATTCGACCGCGAGCCATTTTTGGTCCGTATGATCAGACGTTATTTCCCAGAATTGTCGCAGCAAATGCAAAATCGGGCGTGCCAATGATCGGTGATGGACAGGCGTTAATCGATCTGACATGTGTGGATAATGTAGTGGACGCCCTATTATTGTGCCGCGATGCCTCTGACGAAGCGCTCGGCAGAGCTTACAATATCTCCAATGGCGATCCGAGGGCGTTCAGTGAGTTGGTGAGCAGCCTGTTTGGCATGTTGGATATGCCCTTGCGTCGTCGAAACATTCCTTATCGGATGGCATATGGTGTGGCAGCGTTGCTGGAGCGAGTTCATGGCTATATTCCTGCGTTGGGTGAACCTCCGTTGACACGGTACACAGTAGGCTCCTTATCCATCCCACAGACGTTGGATATCACGGATGCACGGGAGCAATTGGGATACATCCCTCGGGTGTCCATTGAAGAGGGATTGCAACAATTTGCAGACTGGTGGAGGGCTGAATCATGCTGATAACAACTCCGGTGAAACTATATTTGGGTGCGGCGGGTTACTGTACACATCCAGAGTTTCTGACGCTGCGTGGTGGTCGATTGAGTCCAGTACCTTTCCCGGCAGGATTTGCTTGCATCATTCATCCCGTACATGGACCGATCCTGCTGGATACGGGATATAGTTCCCGCTTTTTTGAGGAAACGGCTCATCTGCCTAACGCACTGTATCGTCATATTACACCTGTGGTCTATCGTGAAGAGGATAGTGCCGTTCATTTTTTGGCTCGAATTGGACTGAAAGCTTCCGATATTCGGTATATCATCCTCTCGCATTTTCACGGCGATCACATCGCGGGTGTACGAGATTTCCCGGAGGCACAATTTATCTATTTGCCAAGGGCCTATGATGCTGTGCGCTCACTCGGTCCAATTGCGGCTGTGAAAGCAGGTTTTCTTGCCGGGTTGTTACCCGAGGATTTTATGGCCAGATCATGCCCTGTTACGTGTGAGCCTGAGCGATGGACGAGAGCGGGGGAAGAGTTCCCTTTTGATGAGGTCTACGATATATTTGGCGATGGCAGTCTACTGGGGGTGGATGTATCCGGTCATGCGGAAGGCATGATGGGACTCCTGCTGCGTACAGAAGAACATGAATATTTTCTCTGCGCGGACGCGGTATGGTCGAGTCGGGCTTTTCGTGAACAGCGCAGACCTAATATTCTTGCTGGAATCATTATGTCGAATCGAAAGGAATACCACCGTAACTTTGACAAGTTGGTCCAGCTGCATCAGCAGTTTCCCCACATTCGGATTGTGCCGAGTCATTGTCGAGATGTACTGGACGCTTGGGGTACAGGAGGGCAGAAACGATGAGCAATACCCTTCGTATTGTGGTTCATTATGCGCTTGCACGTGGGCTGCGAACATGGAAAACGCGAGAACAACTGGAGCGCTGGCAAGAGCGCCGGGTTATTCGTCATGTCCATCAGATCCGTGCCCGCTCTCCGTTTTACCGGAAGTGGTGGGATGGCGTGAACACATCCGACTGGAGAAGATTTCCGTTGATTGATAAATCGATTATGATGGAGCACTTCGATACACTGAACACGGTAGGCATTACCAAGGATGAAGCGTTGACTCTTGCAGGTGAGAGTGAAGAAACACGTGACTTCAAACCTTCCATTCAAGGCGTGACGGTTGGACTGTCTTCGGGCACGTCAGGGAACCGGGGGATATTTCTGGTGAGTGATCGTGAGCAGGATGCGTGGACGGGTACGGTACTGGCTAAGTTGCTGCCTGGTGGACTGTGGAAACCTGCGAAGATTGCGTTTTTCCTGCGGGCTAACAGTAATCTGTATGAATCGGTGCAGCGTGGCAAATTGCAGTTTCAGTACTTTGATCTGCTGGAGCGTGTGGAGACCTTGGTCAATCGGCTGGAAACCTACCAACCTACCGTGTGGGTGGCTCCTCCATCCATGCTGCGTCTGTTGGCGGATGCCTATGTGGCAGGCCATCTGACTGCTGTACCGGATAAAATCATCTCTGTTGCTGAGGTGTTGGACCCCCTGGATCGCAAGGTGTTGGAGCAGGTCTTCGGACAGACCGTTCATCAAGTCTATCAGTGCACAGAAGGGTTCCTGGGTGCGACCTGTCGTTATGGCACACTGCATTTGAATGAAGATATCGTGCATATTGAAAAAGAGTTCATTGATCCCGCCACCCGGCGGTTCGTGCCCATTATTACGGACTTCTCCAGAACATCACAGCCGATCATCCGGTATCGACTGAATGATATTCTGACCGAGGCGGCGATGCCATGTGCCTGTGGTTCCCCGTTTACCGCCATTGAGCGGATTGAAGGCCGCTGTGATGACACGCTTTATTTTTCACAACTGCATACGGGTGAGGCGGTACCGGTCTTTCCTGATTTCGTCACTCGTTCGGTCATTGCGGCTTCCCCGGATATTGAACATTATCGTGTGGTGCAGCAAGGGGACGGAACAATGGAGGTATCCCTTCGACTTGGCGGGAGCGCAGTGATGGCTCAGGTCGAGACGGATGTACGGGGTGAACTGATAAAGCTGGGAGAGCGGCTTGAATGTACCCTACCTGAGATCAGATTTGTTCCATATACGTTTGAACCGGGACTTACGAAGCTGCGCAGGGTGGAGAGACGAGATAACGGAGTGGCGGATTAAGCAATAGGGGCCGTGCGGTATGGTAGGAACGGAAGTAAGTAATTTACCAAGGAAAGAAGGACACACCGTGACAGCTGATGAACACTTAACAGAGGACGAGCAAGGACGAATTAACACGGGTCTTGATTCAGTGAGTAAGACAAAGGAGAGAGATAACGCTCCGGTTGCCTTAATTACGGGTACCTCCAGTGGTTTTGGTATGCTCACCGCAATCACCCTTGCCAAGCAAGGATATCTTGTTGTTGCTACAATGCGTGACCTGAGTCGAAGAGAAGCATTGGTTAAGCTGGCTGAACAGGCGGAGATAACCGAACGTTTGCAATATGTGCAACTGGATGTGACCGATGCTGAATCGGTGCAAAAAGCTGTGGGGACTGTACTTCACGACCATGGCCGAATCGACATGCTGGTGAACAATGCGGGATTTGCGGTGGGGGGGTTCATTGAGGAAGTAGGGATGGAGGATTGGCGGCGTCAGATGGAAACCAATTTGTTTGGATTAATCGCCGTGACACGTGCGGTCCTGCCTGTGATGCGTGAACAGAAGCAGGGGCTGATTATTAACTTGTCCAGCGTCAGTGGGTTGTCGGGTTTTCCAGGGTATGCGCCCTATGCTGCCTCCAAATTCGCTGTGGAAGGATTCACGGAAAGTCTGCGGCATGAGATGTCTTCGTTCGGTGTTCGGGTGGTATTGGTTGAGCCTGGCTCTTATCGTACACCGATCTGGAATAAAGGTTTGGGTGAGATTCACCGGAGCGAGGACTCTCCGTATAAGCATAAGCTGGACGCGGTTCTTCGTTATTCCAAACATGCGAGCGAGACTGCACCTGACCCACAGGAAGTGGCAGATCTGATCGGCCGAATTGCACGGATGCGTGCACCAAGACTTCGATATGCTTTGGGAAAAGGTTCGCGTGTGCTCATCATTGGCAAAGCGGTGCTACCCTGGAAGTGGCTGGAGCGGATCATCGCCCGTGGCTTAAAATAGCGATTAGGCAGGAGATACGATCGCATAATTCCGATTGGGAGGGATAAGCCATATTCGAATTCATCGTCATTATTTTACTTCTTGCGATTGTGGGTCTGCTCTTTCATATCAATAGCAAGTTGCCAGTGCGTGACCGGGTGAAGGAAGCGATGGAACGGGATCGGAATCAGAAACATAATCAGGATGCACCAAATTAAAACGCGGAGGTTACCAATGAAAATTGCATTCGTTTTGTTTGATGGGCTGACTTTCCTTGATTTTGCAGGATTCTATGATGTGATCAATCGGTTGAATTTCTTTGAACCCACCAAAGGAACGACGTGGGAAACCTGTGCCATGACAGATCAGGTCACGGATGAGTCTGGTTTAACGTTGAAGGTGGATCGAGTGAAGCCTGACCTGTCGGAATATGATCTCGTGTTTATCCCCGGGGGCATGGGAACGCGCAAGCTTCGATATGACGAGGCCTTCGTAGGTTGGCTGAAACAGGCTGAGTCTGTGCCTTTGAAGGTTTCGGTGTGCACAGGCTCTCTGCTGCTAGGTGCGGCTGGTTTTTTATCCGGTAAAAAAGCAACAACACATCCCCGTGCATATAATTTGCTTGAGCCGTATGTCACCGAGGTAATTCAGAAGCGGATTGTAAAAGATGGAAATGTAATTACTGCCGGTGGAGTAGCCACGTCCATTGATCTGGGGATTTATGTTGTTGGGTTGCTTGCAGGACAGGAAGCGGCAGCGAATGTAAAACTTCAGATCGATTATCCTTATGAGATGCAGGGAGTGGTCGAAGAATGAACGAAGATCGAAAGCAAGAGACGTATATCATTCGCAATATTCAGCGCTGTGAAGCAGACATCTACTGGCCTTTGCGACTGGAAGCACTGAAAACACATCCTGAAGCCTTCGGGGCTTCGTTCGAGTTGTCCATTCAGATCCCCATGAATGAAGTGCAAGAGCGCATACATAATGAACCGGATGATTATATTCTGGGAGCATACACAGAAGAAGGAACCTTGGCGGGAATGATGGGTTTCAAAAGGGAACATGGCCTGAAACTCAGGCACAAAGGCATGATCTGGGGCGTCTATGTTGCTCCGCCATATCGGGGAAGTGGGCTGGCTTCGCGTTTGCTCCGCGAGGTGCTGGATCGGGGAAGACATCTGGAAGGCATCAAGCAGATTAATCTGAGTGTAGTTACAACGAATGAATCAGCCAGACGTTTATACGAGCGATATGGATTTGAAGTCTACGGCATCGAGCGTAACGCATTGGAAGTCAACGGTCAGGGATATGATGAGGCGCATATGAATTACTTTTATACGGAGCATTCAACATTGAATGAAGATACCAGCACAGGAGGAGTCCGATGACAGATCAAGTTGAACTTGAGATCGATGGTATTTCCTTTGTCTTAAAAGAGTCTCATTCTTTCGATTGGTTACAGCCCTTGGGTAGGGTTTTTCGCGTATTCGATCAGCAGGATTCAGGGAATCTCTCTTTTGGTATTGTGCAAAAGGATGGAAAGCGATTGTTCGTTAAATATGCGGGAGCACATACGATTCATGCGAATCATACGGGAAGTCCCCCGGAAGCCATTCGGAATCTGAAATGATCTATTTCCGTTTACGAAGATTTGGCGCATGACACGTTGATTCGACTAACGGATCATTTTGCAACGGATGAGGGCTATGCCTGTGTATTCGATTGGGTAGATGGGGAGTGTCTGCATTCCCATTGGTATTTTCCGCCTCCGGCCAAATATGAAGATCCACGTTCGCCCTACTATCGGTTCCGACAGCTTCCTGTTGAGAAACGCATTCGGGCAATGGAGCAGATTGTGAATTTTCATATCGATGTGGAACGGAGAGGTTATGTGGCTGTTGATTTGTATGATGGCAGTCTTATCTATGATTTTAACAGAGAATTCATGAAAATTTGTGATATAGATCTGTATCGGAAGGGCTCTTTTACCAATACCATGGGGCGCATGTGGGGATCTTCCCGCTTTATGTCTTCCGAAGAGTTTGAGCTAGGCGCACCCATAGATACTGTTACCAATGTATTCAATATGGGGGCAATGGCGTTCGGGTTGCTTGGCGGGGAGAAAGATCGTTCCTATGTCAGATGGGATGCCGGAGAAGCGTTGTATCAGGTTGTGAAACGTGCAGTGAGCGACGAGCGGTCCGAGCGGTACGCAACGATTGCGGAACTTGGTGAGGCCTGGAAAGAAGCTGCGATGCAAGGTCAATGAGTGAGTGGGCGGAATTTTCGCAAATGTGCAAATTCCATTCGTATGTGCGTGTGAAATCCCGTATAATGGAAATTATTAAGGGGGTGCAGATGATGTGCAGATATGCCTTGTCAGGACCATATAAAGACATCTATGCATGTTTCATTTGTCGCAAATCATTTAAACAAGTTTCCAGACATGACCTGAGCCCTGAGGTGGTGGCACAACTTGAATATAAATGCCCGCAATGTGCCACGTCT belongs to Paenibacillus sp. FSL H8-0079 and includes:
- a CDS encoding YdcF family protein, translating into MIKKFLQKNGLIIDFVLLACFVAFLIFWGQRFPVMFFGMITVAFIVLRRIDYQKHVILKRIILTGFSVVAVSFVIIEALVFTQLGANDPEEADYVIILGSGIRGTELSLTLKQRLDASLDYIRSHPQTPVIVSGGQGPGESIPEALAMKNYLIEQGISPSRVIMEDRSTSTQENLAFSKKIILESGLEHPEIMIVTSDYHMFRSKYIAAKNGYAAEYGISAPSPGYLKPVNMIREYFATIKTFI
- a CDS encoding TIGR01777 family oxidoreductase translates to MKKVVLAGGTGFVGQDFAQRFKKLGYEVLIISRQPGHIAWEDRAGIIGALEEAEMLINLAGKSVNCRYTEENRKVILESRTRTTRILGEAVLACNLPPELWINSSTATIYRHAEDRPMTEKEGEIGSGFSVDVAKAWEQAFFEFSLQSTRQIALRIAIVLGEGGVMVPMTNLVRFGLGGSQGAGTQQFSWIHIEDLFRMVIYLQEHPHLNGVFNASSPHPVTNRELMARLREQMGVRIGLPSPRWMLELGARFIQTETELVLKSRWVIPERMEREGFTFTYGTLDAALTEILNKKK
- a CDS encoding beta-ketoacyl-ACP synthase III — translated: MQLRRVRIAGTGKYLPEQEVTDEELDRRLDVPAGWVSKATGVGVRHYASGEETSSFMGARAAEAALVDAGLEFGDIDCLVCTSGTKEQPLPSTAVFIQQAMGQQDSGVPAFDMDATCLSFLNGLDVISYMVDAGRYQRVLLVATEIASAGLNWSDKESAALFGDGAAAVIIERSPEGSSSQIVHASLRTYSRGARFSEIAGGGTRMHASNYKADQPEPYLFHMDGQAIFRMASRLLPGFISDMLQATGNRMEDFQLVIPHQGSAMAMRLIRKKLGIAEDRFMDITRNHGNTIAASIPMGLHEAIRQQRIQRGDRVLMIGTAAGLSLGGLIFDY
- a CDS encoding ATP-grasp domain-containing protein, producing MTTRSGETGHRATASLRVLLTGGRAPVTLDLARMLHRAGHRVYVAESAVRHLTKSSSAVEQCAVVPSPRHDTGAYLAELERLVQDWQIDLLIPMCEEVFYVAQGAESLRSYCRVLVSSLKQLHELHHKYDFIELAGSLGLSVPDTRLINSQQEWMEAQSVLGKVGDWVWKPVYSRFAAKVRMPTLMTDDTGARTDQQGSVSEKKRRHFRNDPPDEGELSSISPWVAQAFIPGQMLCTYSIAHEGQLVAHSTYDSRYRTGSVGASVFFEQVEHEGSLAWVRQFVEATGFSGQIGFDFIEGQNGRVYAIECNPRATSGIHLFHPGGDLVRALTEPEMLIKDRKMITPARGSKAMLMLPMLGSGVQQIFGKGKFRAWIAAWRGTRDVVYARQDLQPLMEQFGVVLAAWRLARSQKCSLTEALTHDIEWNGEQQ
- a CDS encoding SDR family NAD(P)-dependent oxidoreductase; its protein translation is MNRALVTGATGCLGRHLAMRLAKEGWEVTGMGRQPKVGAELELAGIRFLSGDIRDEAAVNKACAGQDMVFHCAALSSPWGRYRDFYSSNVEGTQNLVDVCLHNEVQRFIHVSTPSIYFNYNPRYNVHENDPLPSKPANHYAATKLLAEQVVMEGHAKGLPSIMIRPRAIFGPYDQTLFPRIVAANAKSGVPMIGDGQALIDLTCVDNVVDALLLCRDASDEALGRAYNISNGDPRAFSELVSSLFGMLDMPLRRRNIPYRMAYGVAALLERVHGYIPALGEPPLTRYTVGSLSIPQTLDITDAREQLGYIPRVSIEEGLQQFADWWRAESC
- a CDS encoding MBL fold metallo-hydrolase encodes the protein MLITTPVKLYLGAAGYCTHPEFLTLRGGRLSPVPFPAGFACIIHPVHGPILLDTGYSSRFFEETAHLPNALYRHITPVVYREEDSAVHFLARIGLKASDIRYIILSHFHGDHIAGVRDFPEAQFIYLPRAYDAVRSLGPIAAVKAGFLAGLLPEDFMARSCPVTCEPERWTRAGEEFPFDEVYDIFGDGSLLGVDVSGHAEGMMGLLLRTEEHEYFLCADAVWSSRAFREQRRPNILAGIIMSNRKEYHRNFDKLVQLHQQFPHIRIVPSHCRDVLDAWGTGGQKR
- a CDS encoding F390 synthetase-related protein, producing the protein MSNTLRIVVHYALARGLRTWKTREQLERWQERRVIRHVHQIRARSPFYRKWWDGVNTSDWRRFPLIDKSIMMEHFDTLNTVGITKDEALTLAGESEETRDFKPSIQGVTVGLSSGTSGNRGIFLVSDREQDAWTGTVLAKLLPGGLWKPAKIAFFLRANSNLYESVQRGKLQFQYFDLLERVETLVNRLETYQPTVWVAPPSMLRLLADAYVAGHLTAVPDKIISVAEVLDPLDRKVLEQVFGQTVHQVYQCTEGFLGATCRYGTLHLNEDIVHIEKEFIDPATRRFVPIITDFSRTSQPIIRYRLNDILTEAAMPCACGSPFTAIERIEGRCDDTLYFSQLHTGEAVPVFPDFVTRSVIAASPDIEHYRVVQQGDGTMEVSLRLGGSAVMAQVETDVRGELIKLGERLECTLPEIRFVPYTFEPGLTKLRRVERRDNGVAD
- a CDS encoding SDR family oxidoreductase, which encodes MTADEHLTEDEQGRINTGLDSVSKTKERDNAPVALITGTSSGFGMLTAITLAKQGYLVVATMRDLSRREALVKLAEQAEITERLQYVQLDVTDAESVQKAVGTVLHDHGRIDMLVNNAGFAVGGFIEEVGMEDWRRQMETNLFGLIAVTRAVLPVMREQKQGLIINLSSVSGLSGFPGYAPYAASKFAVEGFTESLRHEMSSFGVRVVLVEPGSYRTPIWNKGLGEIHRSEDSPYKHKLDAVLRYSKHASETAPDPQEVADLIGRIARMRAPRLRYALGKGSRVLIIGKAVLPWKWLERIIARGLK
- a CDS encoding DJ-1/PfpI family protein; protein product: MKIAFVLFDGLTFLDFAGFYDVINRLNFFEPTKGTTWETCAMTDQVTDESGLTLKVDRVKPDLSEYDLVFIPGGMGTRKLRYDEAFVGWLKQAESVPLKVSVCTGSLLLGAAGFLSGKKATTHPRAYNLLEPYVTEVIQKRIVKDGNVITAGGVATSIDLGIYVVGLLAGQEAAANVKLQIDYPYEMQGVVEE
- a CDS encoding GNAT family N-acetyltransferase produces the protein MNEDRKQETYIIRNIQRCEADIYWPLRLEALKTHPEAFGASFELSIQIPMNEVQERIHNEPDDYILGAYTEEGTLAGMMGFKREHGLKLRHKGMIWGVYVAPPYRGSGLASRLLREVLDRGRHLEGIKQINLSVVTTNESARRLYERYGFEVYGIERNALEVNGQGYDEAHMNYFYTEHSTLNEDTSTGGVR